A single genomic interval of Pseudorca crassidens isolate mPseCra1 chromosome 19, mPseCra1.hap1, whole genome shotgun sequence harbors:
- the BAHCC1 gene encoding BAH and coiled-coil domain-containing protein 1 isoform X7, protein MDGRDFAPPPHLLSDRGSLGHRSAAAAARLAPAGPAAQPPAHFQPGKYFPSPLPMASHTASSRLMGNSPASSFMGSFLTSSLGSAASAHPSGPNPSPSDQAYRGSHPTTSQIWFSHSHEAPGYPRFSGSLASTFLPMSHLDHHGNSNVLYGQHRFYGTQKDNFYLRNLPPQPTLLPANHNFPSVARAAPGHPIGSCSRDQGEAGHLQKGAKEFDRFLMGKEKAGKAAEGKERPAVEEDVVRGRHKLVLPIPGDSHCKEGGVARGACEGRPKHLASCLLNTKVLDGELGRSALASCAGGVLGRPGVGVPASGRCTKEAAGPVEPGPAFGECLERRQLLHHAVPYTVPSGLPAGPPPPLSTAAGSFPCLQLHGGPDGLCPLQDKVPRDPKASGPTFVPSVGHLADKSRPFQVAEACAVAGEGKDRHLDGAAVPDHAALYGVSYAHLKAEGKGERRPGSFEAALNPRLKGLEYLDSAGPEAPFPGLPKAGLDKSGYFELPAPSQDCARPSHQDPLGGKVTQACCTLDKTASKETPVGAPGAQKVARIRHQQQSVAPEVEPGGSGAEAKRKSLELASLGYGGPPPHPWSVQSGQGATVAISEECKAGAYLDPFGGTLQQAALLPQDLPAPPDEVSAMKNLLKYSNQALVVGQKVPFVGLGGLKASCAQQDGKFPASKGTGQAPGDMERPDCARSREHDAPHGDGEVRQPPVGIAVALARQKDTVSRAESAYSANTGRQGRAAPAFKAGGGPRSAHALDLEAEEERVRLCEDRLGLAGRELLLQDNKDLVEFARIHPSSGCPGDLAPHLMIAGGSSLQSSQLGGDPAPHPHPAHPPWLPRTRSPSLWMGGHSYGLGHPALHQNLPPGFPASVPGSMPPVFPLSQDAPTQLVILPPEPTPHAAPHALADVMDQASLWPPMYGGRGPASHMQHPGQLPVYSRSQFLRQQELYALQQQQQRAAQALEQQRATQFQQKPEDRHLELEEPAQEKALKSTHKPVALTPTAKGTPSPATAGPAKLSPCCHSPAPKPPAASCPTPPPHPGAPCTLSVCPTGSPGPGSKLPSAEEKSGEGQRPGADLNTLEPDLPPGYTCPAAGSGFSLPRIVHSSDLSDPETMQTAPPGAQPELARTFPPGELGPHSPQNLEEPGLPSGAREATQDLAAHPNPAERGPPGKAADPSPLEGLRELRCGALLEGGGPEATGQADSTQGGAQEERTTEEGREKGEQGPSLGASPQATEQPARSLGAPDQATPGEQQAPAEAEAEEAAKFKEAELEEEEEEDWGLTPENSQPPRELPGLDALVAATINLGDLPAVSPLDPQPRTVPGPPSTAPLPRSSGIHGIALLSELADLEIQQQRTEPDLQEEEDVLAFNLQRLATLASAWSLVEAAGLDSPASLAQPSTADSCRAPTLTPRMQILQRKDTWTPKTKPVCPLKAAIDRLDTQEVEMRVQLAELQRRYKEKQRELARLQRRHDHERDESSRSPARRGPGRPRKRKYSSLLPALRPSEGKKVKAVRSSLSLLCTELRGGDDEPSKKRGRLEKGTYVGLQPASAEKVRCKKSSGQGDLASAVAHKVAQLKPKVKSKGLPTSLSPFRRKEATPGGRIRKKLSRAKSAKVSGAARHPQPDGGAAGRETPKFPAQPAAATTHEAGNGSDSENCEGLLETEAPPKEPGLALHAGARVAVLGPSPSSVVKMEANQKAKKKKERQGLLGACRLSSPESEVKVKRRTVKAKRKNGALSIALSPRNAKAILGRGRKAGKVKTKAAGKQGKGRAVSRLLESFAVEDDFEFEDSSSLSEEEEARGPLSAEQSAALARSCTIHKEDLQDGLPVLIPKEDSLLYAGSVRTLQPPDIYSIVIEGERGNRQRIYSLEQLLQEAVLDVRPQSSRYLPPGTRVCAYWSQKSRCLYPGSVVRGASSDEEDDLDSVVVEFDDGDTGHIAVSNIRLLPPDFKIQCTEPSPALLVSSGCRRTKKSSCEAPPPGEAAAPSLSPKAHDGPEASKTPGKKSAGKDKAGKAELLASGTKPSAGASDHFLGRRGSPLLSWSTVAQTKRKAVATAAAGGKGPGVLQNLFQLNGSARKLRAREALFPVHSVAAPVFGNGFRADSFSSLASSYAPFVGGAGPGLPGGAHKLLRAKKAERAEAEKGGRRRAGGEFLVKLDHEGVTSPKSKNCKALHAGDKDVGPRPGRPLPGPSYGHPALVGKDRKGRSPVHPLPMGLALRKFAGQAEYPLPCDSDCHSSYSDEEEDGPGLAPGVPSRFLARLSVSSSSSGSSTSSSSGSLSTSSLCSSDDEGSSYSSDEEDPALLLQTCLTHPVPALLAQPEALRSKGAGPHPHAQRCFLSRAAVAGGGVGAGPSSGRPRLKRKEALSFSKAKELSRRQRLPSVENRPKISAFLPARQLWKWSGNPTQRRGMKGKARKLFYKAIVRGKETLRIGDCAVFLSAGRPNLPYIGRIESMWESWGSNMVVKVKWFYHPEETKLGKRQSDGKQNALYQSCHEDENDVQTISHKCQVVGREQYEQMTRSRKCQDRRDLYYLAGTYDPTTGRLVTADGVPILC, encoded by the exons CCAGCAGCCGCCTGATGGGGAACTCTCCGGCCTCCTCTTTCATGGGCAGTTTCCTCACCAGCAGTCTGGGCTCAGCGGCCTCCGCGCATCCCAGTggccccaacccctccccctcgGATCAGGCCTACCGTGGCTCCCACCCCACCACCTCCCAGATCTGGTTCTCCCACTCCCACGAAG CTCCAGGGTACCCCAGATTTTCAGGGAGTCTGGCATCTACCTTCCTACCCATGAGCCACTTGGATCACCATGGAAACAGCAATGTTCTCTATGGGCAACATCGTTTCTATGGAACCCAAAAAG ATAACTTCTACCTGCGCAACCTGCCGCCCCAGCCCACGCTCCTGCCCGCCAACCACAACTTCCCCAGCGTGGCCCGGGCCGCCCCCGGCCACCCCATCGGCTCCTGCAGCCGCGACCAGGGCGAGGCCGGCCACCTGCAGAAGGGCGCCAAGGAGTTCGACCGCTTCCTCATGGGCAAAGAGAAAGCCGGCAAGGCGGCCGAGGGCAAGGAGCGGCCGGCGGTGGAGGAGGACGTCGTCAGGGGGCGGCACAAGCTGGTGCTGCCCATACCGGGGGACTCGCACTGCAAGGAGGGTGGCGTGGCCCGGGGTGCCTGCGAGGGCCGCCCCAAACACCTGGCCTCCTGCCTTCTCAACACCAAGGTGCTCGACGGTGAGCTGGGCAGGTCCGCGCTGGCCAGCTGCGCGGGGGGTGTGCTGGGGCGGCCGGGTGTGGGCGTGCCGGCCTCTGGACGCTGCACCAAGGAGGCAGCCGGCCCCGTGGAGCCTGGGCCAGCCTTCGGCGAGTGCCTGGAGCGGAGGCAGCTGCTGCACCATGCCGTGCCCTACACGGTGCCGTCTGGCCTGCCCGCCGGGCCGCCCCCACCCCTCAGCACGGCCGCCGGCTCCTTCCCCTGCCTGCAGCTGCATGGGGGCCCGGATGGGCTCTGCCCCCTGCAGGACAAAGTCCCCCGGGACCCGAAGGCCAGCGGGCCCACCTTCGTGCCTTCCGTGGGACACCTGGCCGACAAGAGCCGCCCGTTCCAGGTGGCCGAGGCCTGTGCCGTGGCGGGTGAGGGCAAGGACCGGCACCTGGATGGGGCTGCAGTGCCTGACCATGCTGCGCTTTATGGGGTCTCCTATGCCCACCTGAAGGCCGAGGGCAAGGGCGAGCGGCGGCCCGGGAGCTTCGAGGCGGCCCTCAACCCCCGGCTGAAGGGCCTGGAGTACCTGGACAGCGCAGGCCCCGAGGCCCCCTTCCCGGGGCTCCCCAAAGCAGGTCTGGACAAAAGCGGCTACTTTGAGTTACCCGCCCCCTCACAGGACTGCGCCCGGCCAAGTCACCAGGACCCGTTGGGCGGGAAAGTCACCCAGGCCTGCTGCACTTTAGACAAGACTGCCAGCAAGGAGACCCCTGTGGGTGCCCCCGGGGCCCAGAAGGTGGCTCGTATCCGGCATCAGCAGCAGTCGGTGGCCCCCGAGGTAGAGCCGGGGGGCAGCGGGGCTGAGGCCAAGCGCAAGTCTCTGGAGCTGGCGTCTCTGGGCTACGGCGGGCCGCCCCCGCACCCCTGGAGTGTCCAGTCGGGCCAGGGGGCCACCGTGGCCATCAGCGAGGAGTGCAAGGCTGGCGCCTACCTGGACCCCTTTGGCGGCACCCTGCAGCAGGCCgccctcctgcctcaggacctgcCCGCCCCGCCTGACGAGGTCTCGGCCATGAAGAACCTGCTCAAGTACAGCAACCAAGCACTGGTCGTCGGCCAGAAGGTGCCCTTCGTGGGCCTGGGGGGCCTGAAGGCCAGCTGTGCCCAGCAGGACGGGAAGTTCCCCGCCTCCAAGGGCACGGGCCAGGCTCCCGGCGACATGGAAAGGCCCGACTGTGCCCGAAGCCGAGAGCACGACGCTCCGCATGGCGATGGGGAGGTGCGGCAGCCGCCTGTGGGCATTGCGGTGGCCTTGGCCCGGCAGAAGGACACGGTGAGCCGGGCGGAGTCAGCCTACAGTGCCAACACAGGGCGGCAGGGCCGGGCAGCCCCCGCCTTCAAAG CTGGCGGTGGGCCCCGCTCCGCCCACGCTCTGGACCTGGAGGCCGAGGAGGAAAGGGTGCGTCTGTGCGAGGACCGCTTGGGGCTCGCCGGCCGTGAGCTGCTGCTGCA GGACAACAAGGACCTCGTGGAGTTCGCCCGGATCCACCCGTCAAGCGGCTGCCCTGGAGACCTGGCCCCCCATCTCATGATCGCCGGGGGCTCCTCCCTGCAGAGCAGCCAGCTGGGCGGGGACccagccccccatccccaccctgcccaccccccctGGCTGCCCCGCACCCGCAGCCCCTCCCTGTGGATGGGGGGACATTCCTACG GCCTCGGGCACCCTGCCCTGCACCAGAACCTGCCCCCCGGCTTCCCTGCGTCCGTGCCTGGCTCCATGCCCCCCGTCTTCCCCCTCTCCCAGGATGCCCCCACACAGCTCGTCATCCTGCCTCCTGAGCCCACGCCCCACGCCGCCCCCCATGCGCTCG CTGATGTCATGGACCAGGCTTCACTGTGGCCCCCCATGTACGGGGGCCGGGGCCCTGCCTCCCACATGCAGCACCCAGGCCAGCTCCCTGTCTACTCGCGGTCCCAGTTCCTACGGCAGCAGGAGCTCTACgccctgcagcagcagcagcagcgggcCGCTCAGGCTCTGGAGCAGCAGCGGGCCACCCAGTTCCAG CAGAAGCCTGAGGACCGCCACCTGGAGCTGGAGGAGCCCGCCCAGGAGAAGGCCTTGAAGTCCACCCACAAGCCAGTTGCCTTAACCCCCACGGCCAAGGGCACCCCCTCACCCGCCACCGCAGGCCCTGCCAAGCTGTCACCCTGCTGCCACTCTCCCGCCCCGAAGCCCCCCGCCGCCAGCTGCCCTACACCACCGCCGCATCCTGGCGCCCCGTGCACTTTATCCGTCTGCCCCACCGGCAGCCCCGGGCCAGGCTCCAAGCTGCCCAGCGCCGAGGAGAAGAGTGGGGAGGGCCAGCGGCCCGGAGCCGACCTCAACACGTTGGAACCAG ACCTGCCTCCCGGATACACGTGCCCTGCGGCGGGCTCGGGCTTCTCCCTGCCCCGCATTGTGCACTCATCTGACCTCTCGGACCCCGAAACTATGCAAACCGCCCCGCCGGGGGCCCAGCCTGAGCTGGCCAGGACGTTCCCACCCGGGGAGCTGGGCCCACACAGCCCCCAGAACCTGGAGGAGCCTGGGCTGCCCTCAGGGGCCAGGGAGGCCACCCAGGACCTTGCCGCACACCCCAACCCTGCCGAGCGGGGACCCCCGGGGAAGGCAGCGGACCCCAGCCCACTGGAGGGGCTGCGAGAACTGCGGTGTGGGGCCCTCCTCGAGGGAGGGGGACCTGAGGCCACTGGCCAGGCTGATTCTACTCAGGGAGGGGCCCAAGAGGAGAGGACCACAGAGGAGGGACGGGAGAAGGGAGAGCAGGGGCCCTCATTGGGGGCCAGCCCCCAGGCCACAGAGCAGCCGGCAAGGAGCCTGGGTGCCCCGGATCAGGCCACGCCGGGCGAGCAGCAGGCCCCTGCAGAAGCAGAGGCGGAGGAGGCGGCCAAGTTCAAGGAGGCcgagctggaggaggaggaggaggaggactggGGGCTGACTCCCGAAAACAGCCAGCCGCCCAGGGAGCTGCCGGGTCTGGACGCCCTGGTGGCAGCCACCATCAACCTGGGGGATCTGCCCGCTGTCAGCCCACTGGACCCTCAGCCCCGCACTGTCCCTGGGCCACCCAGCACAGCTCCCCTGCCCCGTAGCTCAGGGATTCATGGCATTGCCCTGCTCAGCGAGCTGGCCGACCTGGAAATCCAGCAGCAGAGGACTGAGCCAGACCTACAAG AGGAGGAGGATGTGCTAGCCTTCAACCTGCAGCGCCTGGCCACGCTGGCCTCAGCCTGGTCCCTGGTAGAGGCTGCTGGCCTGGACAGCCCCGCCTCCTTGGCCCAGCCCTCCACTGCCGACTCCTGCAGGGCTCCCACGCTCACCCCCCGTATGCAGATCCTGCAGCGCAAGGACACCTGGACCCCCAAGACCAAGCCT GTATGCCCACTGAAGGCTGCCATCGACCGGCTGGACACACAGGAGGTAGAGATGCGCGTGCAGCTGGCGGAGTTGCAGAGGCGCTACAAGGAGAAGCAGCGGGAGCTGGCCCGGCTGCAGCGCAGGCATGACCATGA GAGAGACGAGAGCTCGCGGAGCCCTGCCAGGCGAGGCCCCGGCCGGCCACGGAAGCGCAAATACTCCAGCTTGCTGCCTGCCCTGCGACCCAGCGAAGGCAAGAAAGTCAA GGCAGTGCGGTCCAGCCTGAGCCTGCTGTGCACCGAGCTGCGGGGCGGCGATGATGAGCCCTCGAAGAAGCGAGGCCGGCTGGAGAAGGGCACCTACGTGGGCCTGCAACCCGCATCTGCG GAGAAGGTTCGGTGCAAGAAGAGCAGCGGTCAGGGCGACCTGGCATCTGCAGTGGCCCACAAGGTGGCCCAGCTGAAGCCGAAGGTCAAGAGCAAGGGGCTGCCCACCAGCCTCAGCCCCTTCCGGCGGAAGGAGGCCACCCCAGGGGGTCGCATCCGGAAGAAGCTGTCGCGAGCCAAGAGCGCCAAGGTGTCTGGGGCAGCCCGGCACCCACAGCCAGATGGTGGTGCTGCTGGCAGGGAGACACCTAAGTTCCCAGCCCAGCCGGCAGCGGCCACAACACATGAGGCAGGCAA CGGCTCGGACAGTGAAAACTGCGAGGGTCTGTTGGAAACAGAGGCACCTCCCAAGGAGCCCGGGCTGGCACTGCACGCTGGGGCCCGCGTGGCCGTGCTGGGGCCCTCGCCCTCCTCCGTGGTCAAGATGGAGGCCAACCAGAAGgccaagaagaagaaggagaggcaGGGCTTGCTAG GGGCCTGCCGCCTGTCCAGCCCCGAGAGTGAGGTCAAGGTCAAGAGGAGGACGGTGAAGGCCAAG CGGAAGAACGGGGCCCTGTCCATCGCCCTGTCGCCCCGCAACGCCAAGGCCatcctggggaggggcaggaaagcGGGCAAGGTGAAAACCAAGGCTGCCGGCAAACAG GGGAAGGGCCGGGCGGTGAGCCGGCTGCTGGAGAGCTTCGCAGTGGAGGACGACTTTGAGTTTGAAGACAGCAGCAGCCtctcagaggaggaggaggccaggGGCCCCCTGAGCGCCGAGCAGAGCGCCGCCTTGG CACGCTCATGCACCATCCACAAGGAGGACCTACAGGACGGGCTGCCCGTGCTCATCCCCAAAGAGGACAGTCTGCTATACGCAGGCAGCGTCAGGACCCTGCAGCCCCCCGACAT CTACAGCATCGTCATCGAGGGTGAGAGAGGCAACCGGCAGAGGATCTACTCACTGGAGCAGCTGCTGCAGGAGGCG GTTCTTGATGTCCGGCCACAGTCCAGCAGGTACCTCCCGCCCGGCACGAGGGTCTGTGCCTACTGGAGCCAGAAGTCCCGCTGCCTGTACCCAGGCAGCGTAGTGCGAG GCGCCTCCAGTGATGAGGAAGACGACCTGGACTCCGTGGTGGTGGAGTTTGACGATGGGGACACCGGCCACATTGCTGTCTCCAACATCAGGCTGCTGCCTCCGGACTTCAAGATCCAGT GCACAGAGCCCTCGCCAGCCCTGCTGGTGTCCAGCGGCTGCCGAAGGACCAAGAAATCTTCCTGCGAGGCGCCCCCACCTGGTGAGGCCGCCGCTCCCAGCCTGTCTCCCAAGGCACACGATGGCCCTGAAGCCTCAAAGACCCCCGGGAAGAAATCCGCAGGCAAAGACAAAGCTG gCAAAGCGGAGCTCCTGGCCTCTGGTACCAAGCCCTCCGCGGGGGCCTCAGACCACTTCCTGGGCCGCCGGGGCAGCCCGCTGCTGAGCTGGTCCACGGTGGCGCAGACCAAGCGGAAGGCGGTGGCCACGGCCGCAGCAGGTGGCAAGGGGCCGGGCGTGCTGCAGAACCTCTTCCAACTCAACGGCAGCGCCAGGAAGCTGCGGGCCCGCGAGGCGCTCTTCCCCGTCCACAGCGTGGCTGCTCCCGTGTTTGGCAACGGCTTCCGCGCCGACTCCTTCAGCAGCCTGGCCAGCTCCTACGCTCCCTTTGTCGGCGGGGCCGGGCCCGGCCTGCCCGGGGGTGCCCACAAGCTGCTGCGGGCCAAGAAGGCCGAGCGGGCGGAGGCCGAGaagggcgggcggcggcgggcgggcggcgagTTCCTGGTCAAGCTGGACCATGAGGGCGTGACCTCCCCCAAGAGCAAGAACTGCAAGGCGCTGCACGCGGGTGACAAGGATGTGGGGCCCAGGCCAGGGAGGCCCCTGCCCGGCCCCAGCTATGGGCACCCGGCCCTTGTGGGCAAGGACAGGAAGGGGCGGTCGCCTGTCCACCCGCTGCCCATGGGGCTGGCGCTGCGCAAGTTCGCAGGCCAGGCTGAGTACCCGCTGCCCTGTGACAGTGACTGCCACAGCTCCTACtcggacgaggaggaggacgggCCTGGCCTGGCCCCCGGCGTGCCCTCTCGCTTCCTCGCCCGCCTTTCcgtgtcctcctcctcctcgggctcatccacctcctcctcctctggctcCCTGTCCACCTCCAGCCTCTGCTCCTCGGATGACGAGGGCTCCTCCTACAGCTCAGACGAGGAGGACCCAGCCCTGCTGCTGCAGACCTGCCTCACCCACCCGGTGCCCGCCCTCCTGGCCCAGCCCGAGGCCCTGCGCTCCAAGGGGGCTGGCCCACACCCGCACGCCCAGCGCTGCTTCCTGTCCAGGGCCGCGGTGGCCGGTGGGGGCGTGGGCGCGGGCCCCAGCAGTGGCAGACCCAGGCTCAAGCGCAAGGAGGCCCTGAGCTTCTCCAAAGCCAAAGAGCTGTCCCGGAGGCAGCGGCTGCCCTCCGTGGAAAACCGGCCAAAGATCTCAGCCTTCCTGCCTGCCCGGCAGCTCTGGAAGTGGTCGGGGAACCCCACACAG AGACGCGGCATGAAGGGGAAGGCCAGGAAGCTGTTCTACAAGGCCATCGTCCGGGGCAAGGAGACGCTTCGCATCGGGGACTGTGCCGTCTTCCTGTCAGCTGGGCGGCCCAACCTGCCCTACATCGGCCGCATTGAGAGCATGTGGGAGTCATGGGGCAGCAACATGGTGGTGAAGGTCAAGTGGTTCTACCACCCAGAGGAGACCAAGCTGGGGAAGCGGCAGAGCGACGGGAAG CAGAACGCGCTGTACCAGTCCTGCCACGAGGATGAGAACGACGTGCAGACCATCTCCCACAAGTGCCAGGTAGTGGGGCGCGAGCAGTATGAGCAGATGACACGGAGCCGCAAGTGCCAGGACCGGCGGGACCTCTACTACCTGGCGGGCACCTACGACCCCACCACCGGGCGCCTGGTGACGGCCGATGGTGTGCCCATCCTGTGCTGA